The Channa argus isolate prfri chromosome 13, Channa argus male v1.0, whole genome shotgun sequence DNA window gcttctgttgttgttctgttgttagttattgtattttctatagTCGTCGTTGTCAGCGTTGATTGTCATTTAGCTTGCGACTAATAGATGTGTCCTCTCTGTAGCTACATCCGCTTCTCTGCTATCTGCGCTAACGCGGTACGATCCGCACTGAAGCCGCAGTTCAAAAGCGAGGCACTGAGGGCCGCAGAAGCAAATGTCAAAGTCATCAAACCCAAAAGCACCATTGTGGCGTAAGGTAATCGGTCATTACATATTATATGTTACCTGCACTTACAAGAAAACTACAATTATTTTATGTGCATATTGTAGTTCATGATGGCCTGTGTATTTCAAGGAAAATACATTGACTGGGAAACAGATTTTCAGTCATATACAAATGTTCACGGCGCtaagaaagaaataatatagTGTTCAATGTTCTGTTATAATAAGGCACTGCATCCTAATATGAGTATTGAACTTTAAGTTatttacaacacaaaaacattaaatatatagTCTCTTTCATCCATCCATATGTGGggtagctgtagctcagttggtaaggcagtcatccacggtcAGAGTTCATATGGTCAGTCGTTTGATCCCGgctacgtgttgaagtgtccttgggctagacactaaacccctagttgctcccggtgggtcaggtgtgCACCATGCATTGCAGCCCCggccatctgtgtgtgtgtgtgtgtgtgtgtgtgtgtgtgtgtgagagagagagagaatgtgatttaacattgtaaagtgctatataagtggacatttaccatttatctgtAACTGTTTATGCTGTTTAGGGTTTACCTGGcacctattccagctgtcattagaTGAGAGATTAGGGATACCCTGGGCAGGTCATCAGTTtatctcaaggccaacacacagagagagatacaCCAACAGAAAACCAgtcacacacccactcacacctatgggcaatttagactcacaaataaaacatgcatgtctttggacagtggGATGAAACTGAACTCAGAGgacacctacacaaacacagggagtAGATGCAATCTCAACACAGAAATGCTGCAGCTGGTAGGCACATTTGACATGGGGACCTgttagctgtgaggtggcagggCTAATCACTACCCCATTGTGTCGCCCTGCTCTCTTTCAggtttgtttattgttattgctGATGTAttaccatttaaacattttaatttgttgaggTGGAGGTAAAATTACACCTCACTTCACTCACTAAATTACACAATATAGTGTTATAGGAATCCATTTATGGCAAGTCTCCTAGAGGCATACATAatgtttagtatttatttatttttattttttcaatgaaatgtaCCTCACAAATGGAAActattcaaaacacacacagcctttagTTACATAGTCTactgtgtatttaaataaaatattactgtatttgataaaattgataaaaacaGGGTCCTGTTCGTCATTTTTAGATACCTTTTTAAGATATTTGTCAGCCTTGAAATATAatagtttaaattttttattttctgatctcTTCCTTGCTTTGTGTTAGAAGTATGCCA harbors:
- the atp5f1e gene encoding ATP synthase subunit epsilon, mitochondrial, yielding MVAYWRQAGLSYIRFSAICANAVRSALKPQFKSEALRAAEANVKVIKPKSTIVA